One Prunus dulcis chromosome 8, ALMONDv2, whole genome shotgun sequence DNA window includes the following coding sequences:
- the LOC117638442 gene encoding RNA-binding protein 28-like — MDASSVVYNSVKAHASVATLHQKEIEGGIVWARQLGGSSVVFLGQGAKTWNWKLIVRDIPFKAKENEIEEIFSSAGFVLDVIIPHNSDTGLPKGFAFVQFTRKQDAENAIKKLNGQMLHKRPIAVDWVLSKQMCGSVTIKFLEDVKKGKLVAENFSCGAAFVEFTEHQHALVALRVLNNNPVPNKEDEFENKFSDGAATERQRGSKWQKNGPFGKVKKISSKVSGQSTTEKAEGSKREPNNHQDGRKAGGGRSSEGETVAIDAQKSKPLRKTNMQPNKRKLQEQKEVEGVGGGGWLGGGEREENVTRRKRPKKNKDPLGRDVTDKLDTLIDQYRSKYSQRSSVQTDGEKQGSRKLSKWFQT; from the exons ATGGATGCTTCATCTGTAGTTTATAACAGTGTTAAAGCACATGCTTCTGTTGCAACATTACACCAAAAAGAGATTGAAGGCGGAATTGTTTGGGCACGCCAGCTGGGTGGGAG CTCGGTTGTTTTTCTGGGCCAGGGTGCCAAGACTTGGAATTGGAAGCTCATTGTTAGAGATATTCCTTTCAAG GCCAAAGAGAATGAAATAGAAGAGATATTTTCATCAGCAGGGTTTGTCTTGGATGTAATTATACCACACAATTCTGACACAGG GTTACCTAAAGGTTTTGCATTTGTCCAATTCACACGCAAACAGGATGCAGAAAAT gCAATTAAAAAGTTAAATGGACAAATGCTTCATAAAAGACCCATAGCTGTTGACTGGGTTCTTTCAAAGCAGATGTGTGGTAGTGTCACT ATAAAATTCTTGGAGGATGTGAAGAAAGGAAAGCTTGTTGCAGAGAATTTCTCTTGTGGAGCTGCTTTCGTTGAGTTTACAGAGCATCAGCATGCACTTGTGGCCCTGAGAGTTTTGAACAACAATCCTG TACCAAATAAAGAAgatgaatttgaaaataagtTTAGTGATGGAGCTGCCACCGAAAGACAGAGAGGTTCTAAGTGGCAGAAAAATGGTCCATTTGGAAAGGTAAAAAAGATCTCATCAAAGGTATCAGGACAATCAACAACAGAGAAGGCGGAAGGCTCGAAACGTGAACCAAACAATCATCAAGATGGCAGGAAGGCTGGTGGTGGAAGATCATCCGAAGGAGAAACTGTGGCCATTGATGCGCAAAAATCAAAACCTTTGAGAAAGACAAATATGCAACCTAATAAGAGGAAGCTGCAGGAGCAGAAAGAGGTAGAGGGGGTGGGGGGTGGGGGGTGGTTGGGGGGGGGGGAGAGGGAGGAGAATGTGACTAGGAGAAAGAGGCCAAAGAAGAATAAGGACCCATTAGGGAGGGATGTTACAGATAAACTCGACACGCTGATTGACCAATATAGATCCAAGTACTCGCAACGGAGCTCCGTCCAAACTGATGGTGAAAAGCAAGGTTCCAGAAAGCTTAGTAAATGGTTCCAAACATAA
- the LOC117636551 gene encoding universal stress protein PHOS32, translating into MSLEVVKEDEEVYSWREVKLASIAELERETAERRRGRDIVIAVDHGPNSKHAFDWALIHFCRLADTIHLIHAVSSVNNEIVYDASQVLMQKLAIEAFEVAMVRTIARIVQGDPGKVICKEAERVKPAAVILGTRGRGFIQSVLQGSVSEYCMHNCKSAPVVIVPGKEAGDESLI; encoded by the exons ATGTCATTGGAGGTGGTGAAGGAAGACGAAGAAGTTTACAGCTGGCGAGAAGTGAAGCTGGCGTCGATCGCAGAGCTTGAGAGGGAGACGGCGGAGAGAAGGCGTGGCCGTGACATAGTCATCGCTGTGGATCATGGGCCCAACAGCAAGCACGCTTTCGATTGGGCCCTTATTCACTTTTGCAGGCTTGCTGATACCATCCATCTTATTCATGCTGTTTCCA GTGTGAACAACGAGATTGTTTACGATGCAAGCCAGGTCCTTATGCAGAAGCTTGCAATTGAGGCATTTGAAGTTGCCATG GTGAGGACGATTGCACGAATTGTGCAAGGAGATCCAGGTAAGGTAATTTGCAAGGAAGCAGAGCGTGTAAAGCCTGCAGCTGTTATCCTGGGTACCAGAGGCAGGGGCTTCATTCaaag TGTACTACAGGGAAGTGTCAGCGAGTATTGCATGCACAACTGTAAATCAGCTCCTGTTGTAATCGTTCCAGGGAAAG AAGCTGGAGACGAGTCATTGATCTAG
- the LOC117636550 gene encoding transcription factor bHLH63-like isoform X2 — MNRALPEMLNCMNAPGTFLAGNCTDMTVLDRQRARMKWHQHEHNDPIQLHQQQQGYNFSGNELSGVFSVPIPAGQAQGFMGLVCGDSAVKPDPCSENRWAELGYGSCGLVVNNNGAAVFEEMINGRNNNSNISRTFSCPPTVAAEKKSNDAVLSQKISLPAGKESFKKRKADKAVAAEDDSTEKRMKGCADEGDSKITEQTSTKNNTNNDRESSGDTSKDNSKASEVQKPDYIHVRARRGQATDSHSLAERVRREKISERMKYLQDLVPGCNKITGKAGMLDEIINYVQSLQRQVEFLSMKLAAVNPRLDFNIDDLFAKEMFPACAANFQTIGMSSEMTNSAYVQFNPVQQMVSSCGLDMGINSSDLALRRTISAPVSIPETFLDTSCFTQAPPPAIWDADLQNLFNVEFQQGRTTPFQSQPFTGSIEASNLKMEM, encoded by the exons ATGAACAGAGCGTTGCCGGAGATGCTGAACTGTATGAACGCCCCGGGCACCTTCCTCGCCGGGAACTGTACGGACATGACTGTGCTCGACCGGCAGAGGGCTCGGATGAAGTGGCACCAGCACGAGCATAATGATCCAATTCAGCTGCATCAGCAGCAGCAAGGGTACAATTTTAGCGGGAACGAGCTTAGCGGAGTATTCTCTGTTCCGATTCCGGCGGGTCAGGCTCAGGGCTTCATGGGTTTGGTGTGCGGTGACTCGGCGGTGAAACCCGACCCGTGTTCGGAAAACAGATGGGCTGAATTGGGTTATGGGTCTTGTGGGTTGGTCGTGAACAATAATGGCGCAGCAGTGTTTGAGGAGATGATTAATGGTCgcaataataatagtaatattTCCAGGACTTTTAGCTGCCCACCTACTGTGGCCGCTGAGAAAAAGTCCAACGACGCCGTTTTGTCTCAGAAGATTAGCTTGCCGGCCGGGAAGGAAAGCTTTAAAAAGAGGAAGGCTGATAAG GCTGTAGCTGCAGAAGATGATAGCacagagaaaagaatgaaaGGGTGCGCAGACGAGGGAGACTCCAAGATCACAGAGCAAACCAGCACCAAGAACAACACAAACAACGATAGAGAATCTTCTGGTGATACTTCAAAAGACAATTCAAAAGCTTCTGAGGTTCAAAAGCCTGATTACATTCATGTCCGGGCACGGCGAGGTCAGGCCACTGATAGCCACAGCTTGGCTGAGAGG GTGAGGAGGGAAAAAATCAGTGAAAGAATGAAGTATCTGCAAGATTTAGTACCAGGGTGCAACAAGATCACTGGCAAGGCTGGCATGCTCGACGAAATCATCAATTATGTTCAATCTCTTCAACGACAAGTAGAG TTCCTGTCTATGAAACTAGCTGCTGTTAATCCGCGGCTTGACTTCAACATTGACGATTTGTTTGCGAAAGAG ATGTTTCCTGCATGCGCGGCCAATTTTCAGACGATTGGGATGTCATCAGAAATGACCAATTCTGCATATGTGCAGTTTAATCCAGTACAGCAAATGGTTTCATCTTGTGGCTTGGATATGGGGATAAATTCCTCCGATTTGGCGCTTCGAAGAACCATCAGTGCTCCTGTATCGATCCCCGAAACATTTCTCGACACATCCTGCTTCACT CAAGCCCCTCCTCCTGCAATTTGGGATGCTGATTTACAAAACCTTTTCAATGTGGAATTCCAACAAGGAAGAACAACACCCTTTCAATCGCAACCATTTACAG GGTCTATTGAAGCTAGCAATTTAAAGATGGAGATGTGA
- the LOC117636550 gene encoding transcription factor bHLH63-like isoform X1 — MNRALPEMLNCMNAPGTFLAGNCTDMTVLDRQRARMKWHQHEHNDPIQLHQQQQGYNFSGNELSGVFSVPIPAGQAQGFMGLVCGDSAVKPDPCSENRWAELGYGSCGLVVNNNGAAVFEEMINGRNNNSNISRTFSCPPTVAAEKKSNDAVLSQKISLPAGKESFKKRKADKVQSNKAVAAEDDSTEKRMKGCADEGDSKITEQTSTKNNTNNDRESSGDTSKDNSKASEVQKPDYIHVRARRGQATDSHSLAERVRREKISERMKYLQDLVPGCNKITGKAGMLDEIINYVQSLQRQVEFLSMKLAAVNPRLDFNIDDLFAKEMFPACAANFQTIGMSSEMTNSAYVQFNPVQQMVSSCGLDMGINSSDLALRRTISAPVSIPETFLDTSCFTQAPPPAIWDADLQNLFNVEFQQGRTTPFQSQPFTGSIEASNLKMEM; from the exons ATGAACAGAGCGTTGCCGGAGATGCTGAACTGTATGAACGCCCCGGGCACCTTCCTCGCCGGGAACTGTACGGACATGACTGTGCTCGACCGGCAGAGGGCTCGGATGAAGTGGCACCAGCACGAGCATAATGATCCAATTCAGCTGCATCAGCAGCAGCAAGGGTACAATTTTAGCGGGAACGAGCTTAGCGGAGTATTCTCTGTTCCGATTCCGGCGGGTCAGGCTCAGGGCTTCATGGGTTTGGTGTGCGGTGACTCGGCGGTGAAACCCGACCCGTGTTCGGAAAACAGATGGGCTGAATTGGGTTATGGGTCTTGTGGGTTGGTCGTGAACAATAATGGCGCAGCAGTGTTTGAGGAGATGATTAATGGTCgcaataataatagtaatattTCCAGGACTTTTAGCTGCCCACCTACTGTGGCCGCTGAGAAAAAGTCCAACGACGCCGTTTTGTCTCAGAAGATTAGCTTGCCGGCCGGGAAGGAAAGCTTTAAAAAGAGGAAGGCTGATAAGGTACAGAGCAATAAG GCTGTAGCTGCAGAAGATGATAGCacagagaaaagaatgaaaGGGTGCGCAGACGAGGGAGACTCCAAGATCACAGAGCAAACCAGCACCAAGAACAACACAAACAACGATAGAGAATCTTCTGGTGATACTTCAAAAGACAATTCAAAAGCTTCTGAGGTTCAAAAGCCTGATTACATTCATGTCCGGGCACGGCGAGGTCAGGCCACTGATAGCCACAGCTTGGCTGAGAGG GTGAGGAGGGAAAAAATCAGTGAAAGAATGAAGTATCTGCAAGATTTAGTACCAGGGTGCAACAAGATCACTGGCAAGGCTGGCATGCTCGACGAAATCATCAATTATGTTCAATCTCTTCAACGACAAGTAGAG TTCCTGTCTATGAAACTAGCTGCTGTTAATCCGCGGCTTGACTTCAACATTGACGATTTGTTTGCGAAAGAG ATGTTTCCTGCATGCGCGGCCAATTTTCAGACGATTGGGATGTCATCAGAAATGACCAATTCTGCATATGTGCAGTTTAATCCAGTACAGCAAATGGTTTCATCTTGTGGCTTGGATATGGGGATAAATTCCTCCGATTTGGCGCTTCGAAGAACCATCAGTGCTCCTGTATCGATCCCCGAAACATTTCTCGACACATCCTGCTTCACT CAAGCCCCTCCTCCTGCAATTTGGGATGCTGATTTACAAAACCTTTTCAATGTGGAATTCCAACAAGGAAGAACAACACCCTTTCAATCGCAACCATTTACAG GGTCTATTGAAGCTAGCAATTTAAAGATGGAGATGTGA
- the LOC117638147 gene encoding syntaxin-112-like, which translates to MNDLMTKSFLSYVDLKKQAMKDLESEPDLEMGKLGPADEQNLTQFFEEVTAIKANMEEITNLLLDLQDLNEETKSTHSAKVLRGLRDRINADMVAILRKAKGIKARLESLDHSNVANRNVSVEYKEGSPVDRMRISVTNGLRAKLRDMTNDFQSLREQIVKEHKEGLKRRYYNATGEEASEEVIDKMILESGQIKVFEGKAELAMENQQRHEALKDLQRSLTELHQVFLDMAMMVEKQGEQMDDIEQNVADAGAYIHGGTNALFSAKQMKQRRRRWVCWIGALVLLVLLVCLISILAS; encoded by the coding sequence ATGAATGATCTAATGACCAAGTCATTCCTCAGTTACGTGGACCTCAAGAAACAGGCCATGAAAGACCTTGAATCGGAACCCGACCTCGAAATGGGCAAACTTGGCCCTGCTGATGAACAGAACCTTACCCAATTTTTCGAAGAAGTGACTGCAATCAAGGCTAATATGGAAGAGATTACAAACCTTCTTCTTGATCTTCAGGACCTGAATGAAGAAACCAAGTCTACTCACAGTGCTAAAGTTCTTAGAGGGTTAAGAGATAGAATTAATGCTGACATGGTAGCTATTCTGAGGAAAGCAAAAGGCATCAAAGCAAGATTGGAGTCGCTTGACCACTCGAATGTGGCTAATCGAAATGTATCAGTGGAGTACAAGGAAGGTAGCCCTGTTGATCGAATGAGGATTTCGGTGACTAATGGTTTGAGAGCTAAGCTGAGAGATATGACGAATGATTTTCAGTCCTTGAGAGAACAGATTGTTAAAGAGCACAAAGAAGGTCTCAAGAGGAGGTATTATAATGCCACTGGGGAGGAAGCAAGTGAGGAAGTGATTGATAAGATGATTTTGGAAAGTGGGCAGATCAAAGTTTTTGAGGGGAAGGCTGAGCTGGCAATGGAGAATCAGCAGAGGCATGAGGCCTTGAAGGACTTGCAGAGAAGCTTGACAGAACTCCATCAAGTTTTCCTGGACATGGCAATGATGGTTGAAAAGCAAGGGGAACAAATGGATGATATTGAACAGAATGTGGCTGATGCTGGAGCTTACATTCATGGTGGAACCAATGCTCTTTTTTCTGCTAAGCAGATGaagcagagaagaagaagatgggtttgtTGGATTGGGGCTTTGGTGTTGCTTGTGTTGCTGGTATGCCTGATTTCCATCTTAGCTTCTTGA
- the LOC117637049 gene encoding laccase-11-like, with amino-acid sequence MAKTNSFCWGSSALLFLCLVGFFSTPAKAGLKTYQFDVQVKNVSRLCHSKPIVTVNGMFPGPTVYAREGDTLLVNVTNHAKYNMSIHWHGLKQYRNGWADGPAYITQCPIKTGHSYTYNITITGQRGTLWWHAHIFWLRATVYGAIVILPKQGTGFPFLQPYQEANIVLGEWWNNDVEEVVKQGNKLGLPPNMSDAHTINGKPGPLFPCSEKHTYALEVEQGKTYLLRIINAALNDELFFVIAGHNLTVVEIDAVYTKPFTSQAILIAPGQTTNVLVQANQAPGRYFMAARPFMDAPVSVDNKTATGILQYKGIPNSVQPVLPQLPALDNTAFAMSFNAKLRSLNTAQFPASVPLKVDRHLFYTIGLRINQCTTCLNGTQLTASLNNITFVMPQIGLLQAHYFNTKGVFTTDFPDRPPTPFNYTGAPLTASLGTKVGTRLSKLAFNSTVELVLQDTNLLTVESHPFHLHGYNFFVVGTGVGNFDPKKDSAKYNLVDPPERNTIGVPTGGWVAIRFRADNPGVWFMHCHLELHTSWGLKTAFVVESGKDSDHSILPPPTDLPPC; translated from the exons ATGGCAAAAACCAACAGTTTCTGCTGGGGTTCTTCTGCACTTCTCTTCTTATGCTTAGTTGGGTTCTTTTCCACTCCGGCAAAAGCCGGTTTGAAGACATACCAATTCGAT gTTCAAGTGAAGAATGTGAGCAGGTTGTGCCATTCTAAGCCAATTGTTACAGTAAATGGGATGTTCCCTGGACCTACAGTTTATGCTAGAGAAGGAGATACACTTCTTGTCAATGTTACCAACCATGCAAAATACAATATGTCAATTCATTG GCATGGATTAAAGCAATATAGAAATGGGTGGGCAGATGGGCCTGCCTATATCACACAATGTCCTATCAAGACAGGACATAGTTACACCTACAATATCACTATAACAGGGCAAAGAGGAACTCTATGGTGGCATGCACATATTTTCTGGCTAAGAGCCACTGTGTATGGAGCAATTGTCATCTTGCCTAAACAAGGGACTGGTTTTCCATTTCTTCAGCCATACCAGGAGGCTAATATTGTCTTAG GAGAATGGTGGAATAACGACGTTGAAGAGGTTGTTAAACAAGGAAACAAACTGGGATTGCCACCAAATATGTCAGATGCACACACCATCAATGGGAAGCCAGGGCCTCTCTTTCCATGTTCTGAAAAAC ATACCTATGCATTGGAGGTTGAGCAGGGAAAGACGTATCTGCTACGAATCATCAATGCTGCACTCAATGATGAGCTATTCTTTGTCATTGCCGGTCACAACTTGACAGTGGTAGAAATTGATGCAGTCTACACCAAACCTTTCACATCTCAAGCAATACTAATAGCGCCAGGTCAGACCACGAATGTTCTCGTTCAAGCCAACCAAGCACCCGGCAGATATTTCATGGCAGCTAGGCCATTCATGGATGCACCTGTTTCCGTTGACAACAAAACTGCCACTGGAATACTGCagtacaaaggcatcccaaaTAGTGTGCAGCCAGTTCTTCCCCAACTTCCGGCACTTGATAACACAGCTTTCGCAATGAGCTTCAATGCCAAGCTAAGAAGTCTAAACACAGCACAGTTCCCGGCCAGTGTACCTCTTAAAGTTGATCGACATCTCTTTTACACGATCGGGTTGAGAATTAACCAATGCACCACTTGCCTCAATGGAACACAGCTCACTGCTTCTTTAAACAATATCACATTTGTGATGCCCCAAATTGGGCTGCTTCAAGCTCATTATTTCAACACCAAGGGAGTATTTACCACAGATTTCCCAGACCGCCCTCCAACACCTTTCAATTACACTGGTGCACCACTCACTGCCAGCCTTGGCACTAAAGTAGGCACCCGTCTCAGCAAACTTGCCTTCAATTCAACAGTTGAGTTGGTGCTACAAGACACCAATCTTCTCACAGTGGAGTCTCATCCCTTCCACCTTCATGGTTacaatttctttgttgttggGACTGGAGTTGGGAACTTCGACCCCAAAAAGGACTCGGCAAAGTATAACTTGGTGGATCCTCCCGAAAGAAACACAATCGGAGTTCCTACCGGTGGTTGGGTTGCCATAAGGTTCAGGGCTGATAATCCAG GTGTCTGGTTCATGCACTGTCATTTGGAGCTCCATACCAGCTGGGGTTTGAAGACTGCATTCGTGGTGGAAAGTGGGAAAGACTCAGATCACTCCATCTTGCCTCCACCTACAGACCTTCCACCTTGTTAG
- the LOC117638742 gene encoding laccase-11-like encodes MAKTNSFCWGSSALLFLCLVGFFSTPAKAGLKTYQFDVQVKNVSRLCHSKPIVTVNGMFPGPTVYAREGDTLLVNVTNHAKYNMSIHWHGLKQYRNGWADGPAYITQCPIKTGHSYTYNITITGQRGTLWWHAHIFWLRATVYGAIVILPKQGTGFPFLQPYQEANIVLGEWWNNDVEEVVKQGNKLGLPPNMSDAHTINGKPGPLFPCSEKHTYALEVEQGKTYLLRIINAALNDELFFAIAGHNLTVVEIDAVYTKPFTSQAILIAPGQTTNVLVQANQVPGRYFMAARPFMDAPVSIDNKTATGILQYKGIPNTVQPVLPQLPALNNTAFALSFNAKLRSLNTAQFQASVPLKVDRHLFYTIGLGINQCTTCLNGTQLTASLNNITFVMPQIGLLQAHYFNTKGVFTTDFPDRPPTPFNYTGAPLTASLGTKVGTRLSKLAFNSTVELVLQDTNLLTVESHPFHLHGYNFFVVGTGVGNFDPKKDSAKYNLVDPPERNTIGVPTGGWVAIRFRADNPGVWFMHCHLELHTSWGLKTAFVVENGKDSDHSILPPPTDLPPC; translated from the exons ATGGCAAAAACCAACAGTTTCTGCTGGGGTTCTTCTGCACTTCTCTTCTTATGCTTAGTTGGGTTCTTTTCCACTCCGGCAAAAGCCGGTTTGAAGACATACCAATTCGAT gTTCAAGTGAAGAATGTGAGCAGGTTGTGCCATTCTAAGCCAATTGTTACAGTAAATGGGATGTTCCCTGGACCTACAGTTTATGCTAGAGAAGGAGATACACTTCTTGTCAATGTTACCAACCATGCAAAATACAATATGTCAATTCATTG GCATGGATTAAAGCAATATAGAAATGGGTGGGCAGATGGGCCTGCCTATATCACACAATGTCCTATCAAGACAGGACATAGTTACACCTACAATATCACTATAACAGGGCAAAGAGGAACTCTATGGTGGCATGCACATATTTTCTGGCTAAGAGCCACTGTGTATGGAGCAATTGTCATCTTGCCTAAACAAGGGACTGGTTTTCCATTTCTTCAGCCATACCAGGAGGCTAATATTGTCTTAG GAGAATGGTGGAATAACGACGTTGAAGAGGTTGTTAAACAAGGAAACAAACTGGGATTGCCACCAAATATGTCAGATGCACACACCATCAATGGGAAGCCAGGGCCTCTCTTTCCATGTTCTGAAAAAC ATACCTATGCATTGGAGGTTGAACAGGGAAAGACGTATCTGCTACGAATCATCAATGCTGCACTCAATGATGAGCTATTCTTTGCCATTGCTGGTCACAATTTGACAGTGGTAGAAATTGATGCAGTCTACACCAAACCATTCACATCTCAAGCAATACTAATAGCACCAGGCCAGACCACGAATGTTCTCGTTCAAGCCAACCAAGTGCCCGGAAGATATTTCATGGCTGCTAGGCCATTCATGGACGCACCGGTTTCCATTGACAACAAAACTGCCACTGGAATACTGCagtacaaaggcatcccaaaTACTGTGCAGCCAGTTCTTCCCCAACTTCCGGCACTCAATAACACAGCTTTTGCATTGAGCTTCAATGCCAAGCTAAGAAGTCTAAACACAGCACAGTTCCAGGCCAGTGTACCTCTTAAAGTTGATCGACATCTCTTTTACACGATCGGGTTGGGAATCAACCAATGCACCACTTGCCTGAATGGAACACAGCTCACTGCTTCTTTAAACAATATCACATTTGTGATGCCCCAAATTGGGCTGCTTCAAGCTCATTATTTCAACACCAAGGGAGTATTTACCACAGATTTCCCAGACCGCCCTCCAACACCTTTCAATTACACTGGTGCACCACTCACTGCCAGCCTTGGCACTAAAGTAGGCACCCGTCTCAGCAAACTTGCCTTCAATTCAACAGTTGAGTTGGTGCTACAAGACACCAATCTTCTCACAGTGGAGTCTCATCCCTTCCACCTTCATGGTTacaatttctttgttgttggGACTGGAGTTGGGAACTTCGACCCCAAAAAGGACTCGGCAAAGTATAACTTGGTGGATCCTCCCGAAAGAAACACAATCGGAGTTCCTACCGGTGGTTGGGTTGCCATAAGGTTCAGGGCTGATAATCCAG GTGTCTGGTTCATGCACTGTCATTTGGAGCTCCATACCAGCTGGGGTTTGAAGACTGCATTCGTGGTGGAAAATGGGAAAGACTCAGATCACTCTATCTTGCCTCCACCTACAGACCTTCCACCTTGTTAG
- the LOC117638443 gene encoding protein CUP-SHAPED COTYLEDON 1-like: MAHHHNVPLGFRFHPTDQEIVGSFLHTLLVQRKPLMPPYSNFIRACDLFGKKLEPSEIWNKYGGPQLVDQDLYFLSGLKKLTTKRMDRSIGHGGTWSETESFKLIKDDNGNSNPIGRKRKFRYENKGSEEHTWWLLDEYSLFVGPKNDYNDRSYDFDFVICRMRKNDRASSKEINLIRSSRGQVQKKRSTNKKMKKDDQMGSTEESSSHVQQGYSSSLTGGELVVSYDNVDPIDLTFFEDNPIFNIEQILCETKVEDACSPSNSENVDNSYSKWTESYMEELMACI, encoded by the coding sequence ATGGCACATCATCATAATGTGCCGTTAGGTTTCCGTTTCCACCCCACTGATCAAGAGATTGTGGGTTCCTTTCTCCACACTTTGTTGGTTCAGAGAAAGCCTTTGATGCCGCCGTACAGCAACTTCATCCGTGCCTGCGATCTCTTCGGCAAAAAGTTGGAGCCTTCGGAGATTTGGAACAAGTACGGAGGGCCTCAACTTGTTGATCAAGACTTATATTTCCTTTCCGGGCTCAAAAAGTTAACCACGAAGCGCATGGATCGTAGCATTGGCCACGGCGGTACCTGGAGTGAAACTGAATCCTTCAAACTCATTAAGGACGACAATGGAAATTCGAACCCCATTGGCAGAAAACGAAAATTCCGCTATGAGAATAAAGGGTCCGAGGAGCACACATGGTGGTTACTGGATGAATATAGTCTTTTTGTTGGTCCCAAGAATGACTACAATGATCGTAGTTACGATTTCGATTTCGTGATTTGCCGAATGAGGAAGAACGATAGGGCCTCGAGTaaggaaataaatttaattcGTTCATCACGAGGTCAAGTACAAAAGAAGAGGAGcacaaataaaaagatgaaaaaagaTGATCAAATGGGATCAACTGAAGAATCATCATCACATGTACAACAAGGCTACTCTTCTAGTCTAACTGGTGGTGAACTTGTGGTCTCTTATGATAATGTTGATCCGATTGATCTGACATTCTTCGAGGACAATCCTATCTTCAACATTGAACAAATACTTTGTGAAACCAAAGTAGAGGATGCTTGCAGCCCAAGTAACTCTGAGAATGTTGATAACAGCTACTCTAAATGGACTGAATCATATATGGAAGAGCTCATGGCTTGTATCTAG
- the LOC117637051 gene encoding ribosomal protein S14, mitochondrial-like has translation MSVSEENANIRDHHRRLLAAKYELRRNLYKALCKDPSLPSDLREESRFKLSKLPRNSSFTRVRNRCIFSGRARAVYETFRMSRIVFRTLASKGMLNGIKKASW, from the coding sequence ATGTCAGTTTCTGAGGAAAATGCGAATATCCGAGACCACCATCGGCGGTTGCTGGCGGCGAAATACGAGCTGAGACGAAATCTGTACAAAGCCCTCTGCAAGGACCCGAGCCTTCCCAGCGATCTGCGCGAGGAGAGCCGCTTCAAGCTCTCCAAGCTGCCCAGAAACAGCTCCTTCACGCGCGTCAGGAACCGCTGCATCTTCTCCGGTCGCGCACGCGCCGTCTACGAGACCTTCCGTATGTCCCGTATTGTCTTCCGTACTCTGGCATCTAAAGGCATGCTCAATGGCATCAAGAAAGCATCTTGGTAG